The following coding sequences lie in one Aspergillus puulaauensis MK2 DNA, chromosome 3, nearly complete sequence genomic window:
- a CDS encoding phosphatidyl synthase (COG:G;~EggNog:ENOG410PHS3;~InterPro:IPR036412,IPR006357,IPR006353,IPR023214;~PFAM:PF13242,PF13344), translating into MSVKDAVSKGHAYRRLSNESAKRADLFGGPNVVMPPKHLMASSDAADFPVEMERAKERLDSDTSVSSDENSPQAASPATSPFIPAASDRVTTDEFALAFDIDGVLLRGGKPIPAAVEAMKYINGENPYGVKVPYIFVTNGGGKTEEERCLDLSRQLELEVSPGQFICGHTPMREMAEKYDTVLVVGGEGEKCRIVAEGYGFKNVITPGDFIKTKQDTTPFRKLTEEEFNNSKYLDLENLCIDAIFVFADSRDWAGDQQIILDCLMTKGGNLQERSKTFNEGPPVFFSHNDVVWSTSHEHSRLGMGALRTSLEAMYHAVTGKELNTIAFGKPQLGTYEFAMRLLRQWRKDTHGINKPPSTVYFVGDTPESDICGTNSFNEVSDSHWFSILVKTGVYQEGTIPRYAAKKTCETVLDAVKFAVNRELGMTSNGNTQPVANGDARN; encoded by the exons ATGTCTGTCAAGGATGCTGTCTCGAAGGGCCATGCCTATCGTCGGCTGTCCAACGAGTCTGCCAAACGGGCAGACTTGTTTGGCGGACCGAATGTGGTTATGCCACCCAAGCACTTGATGGCTTCGTCCGACGCCGCGGACTTTCCCGTTGAGATGGAAAGAGCAAAGGAGCGCCTGGACAGTGATACGTCCGTCTCTTCAGACGAGAACTCTCCCCAGGCTGCCTCGCCAGCTACGTCGCCCTTCATCCCTGCGGCCAGTGACAGAGTCACGACGGATGAGTTTGCTCTGGCGTTCGACATCGATGGTGTCCTCTTGCGAGGAGGGAAACCGATACCCGCCGCCGTTGAGGCTATGAAGTATATCAACGGGGAGAACCCATATGGCGTCAAAGT TCCTTACATCTTCGTTACGAACGGTGGTGGGAAgactgaggaagaaagatgcTTAGATCTCAGCCGtcagcttgagcttgaggTCTCCCCTGGCCAGTTTATCTGCGGCCACACCCCGATGCGGGAAATGGCGGAAAAATACGACACTGTTCTCGTCGTCggtggcgagggcgagaagTGCCGAATTGTTGCCGAGGGTTATGGCTTCAAGAATGTTATCACCCCCGGCGACTTCATCAAGACGAAACAGGACACCACTCCGTTCCGGAAACTGACCGAGGAGGAGTTCAACAACTCCAAGTACCTTGATCTTGAGAACCTCTGCATCGATGCCATCTTCGTCTTTGCCGACAGCCGTGACTGGGCTGGTGACCAACAAATCATTCTTGATTGCCTGATGACAAAGGGTGGCAACCTACAGGAACGGTCCAAGACCTTCAACGAGGGTCCACCCGTTTTCTTTTCCCACAATGACGTTGTCTGGTCCACTTCCCATGAGCACTCTCGCCTCGGTATGGGTGCTCTCCGCACTTCTCTTGAGGCGATGTACCACGCAGTGACCGGAAAAGAACTGAACACGATTGCCTTCGGTAAACCACAACTCGGTACATATGAATTCGCTATGCGACTTCTCCGCCAGTGGCGAAAGGATACCCACGGCATCAACAAGCCTCCAAGCACCGTCTACTTCGTCGGAGATACTCCCGAGTCGGACATTTGTGGCACGAATAGTTTCAACGAGGTCAGCGACTCGCACTGgttctccatcctcgtcaagacTGGTGTCTACCAGGAGGGCACCATTCCTCGCTATGCGGCAAAGAAGACGTGCGAGACTGTCCTCGACGCTGTCAAGTTCGCTGTTAACCGGGAGCTCGGTATGACCTCGAATGGTAACACGCAGCCTGTCGCCAATGGAGACGCCCGTAACTGA
- a CDS encoding RTA1 domain-containing protein (COG:S;~EggNog:ENOG410PMP4;~InterPro:IPR007568;~PFAM:PF04479;~TransMembrane:7 (o30-50i57-76o88-110i130-149o169-193i214-235o255-279i);~go_component: GO:0016021 - integral component of membrane [Evidence IEA]) codes for MPSTSSTDNCTHVTPQCPIDAHLYGYAPNLAANIFFAVFFVLGTVFHLIAGIYYHTWSFMVVLTLGCLCEAVGYIGRVMMHYNVWDKAGFQIQITCLILGPSILAAGVYLTLKHIVLNIDPRFSRLKANWYTWIFILCDLVSLNIQGGGGGVVGGADSGDSDLKRGTDIMIGGVIFQVVVLFFFGYFLIEYFVRVYRHRRQLGTEARAILGSRRFQGFMGAVILSFLTIFIRSVYRIPELIGGWGNELMKNETEFIILESVMICLATLSLTVFHPGWCFPAMAGWIREKKAEGQTHPLVYDAGLRTINQE; via the coding sequence ATGCCATCAACATCAAGTACAGATAATTGCACCCATGTCACGCCCCAATGCCCCATCGACGCACACCTATATGGCTACGCACCAAACCTCGCAGCAAACATCTTCTTTGCTGTATTCTTTGTCTTAGGCACAGTCTTTCACCTCATTGCGGGGATCTACTACCACACCTGGTCCTTTATGGTAGTCCTAACCTTGGGCTGCCTCTGCGAAGCCGTCGGTTATATCGGCCGTGTAATGATGCACTACAATGTTTGGGACAAAGCCGGATTCCAGATTCAAATTACTTGTCTTATTCTAGGTCCTTCAATCCTAGCAGCTGGCGTGTACCTAACGCTTAAACACATCGTGCTCAATATCGACCCGCGATTCTCCCGTCTCAAGGCAAACTGGTACACTTggatcttcatcctctgtgACCTCGTCTCCCTAAATATCCAGggcggtggcggtggagTAGTTGGCGGTGCAGATAGTGGGGATTCGGACTTGAAAAGAGGCACAGATATCATGATTGGTGGTGTCATTTTTCAAGTCGTTgtcctgttcttctttggcTATTTTCTGATCGAATACTTTGTGCGTGTATACCGACATCGCCGTCAACTCGGCACCGAGGCTCGCGCAATCTTGGGATCGCGCCGCTTCCAGGGATTCATGGGGGCTGTTATTCTCTCATTCTTAACTATCTTTATTCGATCCGTGTACCGAATCCCGGAGCTCATTGGGGGCTGGGGCAATGAACTGATGAAGAATGAGACCGAATTCATCATTCTAGAAAGTGTCATGATATGCTTGGCCACATTGTCTCTCACTGTCTTCCATCCCGGCTGGTGCTTCCCTGCTATGGCTGGTTGGATACGTGAAAAGAAAGCGGAGGGTCAGACACATCCTTTGGTATACGATGCGGGCCTCCGGACGATTAATCAAGAATAG
- a CDS encoding uncharacterized protein (COG:S;~EggNog:ENOG410PPSQ;~TransMembrane:1 (o221-245i)): MLTYSIRWVPTAAVVLVYLTQCTNTSTVSLLNLMPKCASECVESFISTEYPKDACSKGCDLNYLCKKNTTSGYTLGEAALRCSLSLCSLEVAMSFDTYSICNSVPGALPQTHPTIVATIESPPNPTSTTRHTTILTTHAETTTTHPTTESSTESSTESSSSSSSTTTTFENSTSATDSTTHTSSTEIEEPTPTTSTNSSPSATSDETSGASTQGSSLNSGAVIGVSVASGIAGFFIIGVIIFFCCRKIRRKAQDREFFEIGGHMSEPPDFSFPPRRPPMGPRPSPGTLNPESESARLVPPEDAEYQPPAHYPAVVVTQPGEDYGYRHTSANNTDRTGVQSPSNLDFDAASIASSRTVSDLLPDKPTYELYPRPLRWSQHKKPRPSSGATFSEEENYTGSRKLPSPPLQKSGFAPENGKGKNRVPMAGLPPNPRAMMYGFGGPGQMAATKGTSIGKRPVYSNAKENLQPSRQPALQGTLPYRPGHMDYDDDLDGYWQKSDAGFVGAKVIQPHGAARRAGMDQNSSSHYPGYDFEFGFGDHNNIGSDSRRASRYSGGFRPLTPVREIRTPMGELQDPMREDSSARGNSVRYPDGDLNKQPQEVISRPRIVRQDDIKRVQIRRGKVSPKEVTVPYCPDDYWLEQSNEQPTVYNAPRNSGEYNSAPKGKLGMPKKKPSPWERNLTPSRKGADLILQVE, translated from the coding sequence ATGTTAACATATTCCATTAGATGGGTACCAACAGCAGCCGTTGTCCTTGTATATCTCACGCAATGCACGAATACATCGACTGTCTCTTTGCTCAACCTAATGCCGAAATGCGCTTCGGAATGTGTCGAAAGTTTTATAAGCACCGAATATCCAAAAGACGCTTGCTCGAAAGGCTGTGACCTGAATTATCTGTGCAAGAAGAATACAACGAGCGGGTACACTTTGGGGGAAGCCGCCTTGCGATGTAGTCTGTCATTGTGCTCATTGGAGGTGGCAATGAGCTTCGATACCTACAGCATCTGCAATTCTGTACCGGGAGCCCTGCCGCAGACGCACCCTACGATTGTTGCTACAATCGAGTCGCCCCCTAATCCTACTTCTACGACAAGGCACACTACAATCCTCACCACACATGcagaaacaacaaccacgcATCCGACAACAGAGTCATCAACAGAATCATCAacagaatcatcatcatcatcatcgtcaacaacaacaacattcGAGAATTCAACATCGGCCACGGACAGTACCACTCACACTTCTAGCACGGAGATCGAAGAGCCAACACCGACAACGTCAACAAATTCGTCGCCTAGCGCGACCTCCGATGAAACCTCTGGCGCATCTACGCAAGGCAGTAGCCTTAACTCTGGCGCTGTTATTGGTGTCTCCGTCGCGTCCGGCATCGCGGGCTTTTTCATTATCGGCGTCATCATTTTTTTCTGTTGTCGAAAGATCAGGAGGAAAGCACAAGACCGAGAATTCTTTGAGATTGGCGGGCACATGTCAGAGCCTCCAGACTTCAGTTTTCCACCAAGACGTCCTCCAATGGGACCTCGACCATCACCTGGAACACTCAATCCTGAATCTGAGAGCGCTAGACTCGTCCCTCCGGAGGATGCTGAATACCAACCCCCAGCTCACTATCCTGCAGTCGTTGTTACCCAGCCGGGAGAAGACTATGGATACCGCCACACGTCAGCAAACAACACAGACAGGACGGGCGTCCAGTCTCCTTCCAATCTTGATTTTGATGCCGCCTCGATTGCCTCCTCTAGAACGGTGTCTGATTTGCTTCCAGACAAACCAACATATGAACTCTATCCCAGACCACTTCGGTGGAGCCAGCACAAGAAACCCAGACCCTCCAGCGGGGCGACCTtttctgaagaagagaactACACAGGGTCAAGAAAGCTCCCTAGTCCTCCACTGCAGAAATCCGGTTTTGCACcagagaatgggaagggcAAGAATCGGGTTCCGATGGCAGGACTACCTCCCAATCCACGTGCAATGATGTATGGGTTTGGGGGACCGGGCCAAATGGCGGCTACGAAAGGAACCAGCATTGGTAAAAGACCGGTTTATTCAAATGCCAAAGAGAATCTTCAGCCGTCTCGGCAACCAGCTCTCCAGGGAACACTCCCATACCGGCCAGGTCATATGGATTATGATGACGATCTTGATGGATACTGGCAAAAGTCCGACGCTGGTTTCGTTGGAGCTAAAGTGATTCAACCTCACGGTGCAGCGCGGCGTGCCGGGATGGATCAGAACTCTTCTAGCCATTATCCGGGGTATGATTTTGAGTTCGGGTTTGGTGACCACAACAACATCGGTTCAGATTCTCGCCGGGCATCGCGCTACTCTGGTGGTTTCCGCCCACTAACCCCTGTACGGGAAATTCGTACACCGATGGGCGAGCTTCAGGATCCAATGAGAGAAGATTCGAGTGCTCGGGGCAACTCGGTGAGGTATCCTGATGGGGATCTCAATAAACAACCTCAAGAAGTCATTTCACGGCCCCGGATCGTCCGACAAGATGACATCAAACGAGTTCAGATACGACGCGGCAAGGTATCACCCAAAGAGGTGACTGTTCCTTATTGCCCCGACGACTACTGGCTGGAACAGAGTAATGAGCAGCCAACTGTATACAACGCACCTAGGAACTCTGGCGAGTACAATAGTGCTCCGAAAGGAAAGCTGGGCATGCCTAAGAAGAAGCCGTCTCCTTGGGAGCGTAACCTGACACCATCGCGAAAGGGCGCAGACTTGATCCTCCAGGTGGAATAA
- a CDS encoding lipase ROG1 family protein (COG:L;~EggNog:ENOG410PI0C;~InterPro:IPR007751,IPR029058;~PFAM:PF05057;~TransMembrane:1 (o273-294i)), whose amino-acid sequence MEPDQPAMTASKADHLCVLAHGLWGNPSHMGTIASALRERYDENRLHILVAECNSGNLTYDGIEVCGERLAHEIEETLSQLEADGHKIRKLSVVGYSLGGLIARYALGLLYARDWLDEIEPVNFTTFATPHLGVRAPVKGAQGLFFNGLGSRTVSVSGKQLFLTDTFRDSGKPMLRVLADPDSIFIRALAKFRHRSVYGNVINDRTTPFYTTIFSSVDHFPDPENVNPNYVEGYGPVVVDPNVYTLPLEEKEQLPLLSRAWQSIRNFFDKLPFWLFFTLFVIIAIPLFLIYAVFQTFRSRKRIHVHEEGTGDTFRRYRMPVAVRRVQNAMDEMFEGAAARQHPDYLSSSAAPSDLEGQPELPTDKPKSAGGESTGTSFAEGSTDHANGIAKVATDGTVNGGKRPTLALTPDQFSMIKSLNAVGFRKYPVYIHNHRRTHAAIIVRSDKPEWKEGHIVIQHWLDHQFEL is encoded by the exons ATGGAGCCAGATCAGCCTGCGATGACAGCGTCGAAGGCAGACCATCTCTGTGTCTTAGCCCATGG GCTCTGGGGAAACCCCTCTCATATGGGCACCATCGCTTCCGCTTTGAGGGAACGATACGACGAGAATCGATTACACATCCTCGTTGCGGAGTGCAACTCAGGCAATCTCACATACGATGGGATTGAGGTATGCGGAGAGCGACTCGCGCATGAGATCGAGGAAACATTGAGTCAATTGGAAGCCGATGGGCACAAGATTCGGAAACTGAGCGTCGTTGGATACTCCCTTGGAGGTTTGATAGCCCGATACGCGCTGGGTTTGCTGTACGCCCGCGACTGGCTGGACGAAATTGAGCCAGTCAACTTCACGACCTTCGCGACGCCGCATCTCGGAGTTCGGGCGCCAGTAAAGGGAGCACAGGGTCTATTCTTCAACGGGTTGGGCTCTCGGACGGTATCGGTTTCTGGGAAGCAGTTGTTCTTGACTGATACTTTCCGTGACTCAGGAAAGCCAATGCTCCGTGTCTTAGCAGACCCGGATAGCATTTTTATCCGAGCGTTGGCGAAGTTCAGGCACCGTTCTGTCTATGGAAATGTGATTAATGACCGCACCACGCCGTTCTATACCACGATTTTCTCAAGCGTCGACCACTTTCCAGACCCGGAGAACGTGAATCCCAACTATGTGGAAGGGTACGGCCCAGTCGTGGTTGATCCAAACGTTTATACCCTTCCATTAGAAGAGAAAGAACAGCTGCCTCTTTTGTCTCGGGCGTGGCAGAGCATTCGAAACTTTTTCGACAAACTTCCGTTTtggctcttcttcaccctTTTTGTAATCATTGCAATAccgctcttcctcatttATGCCGTATTCCAAACCTTCCGCAGCCGAAAGCGAATACATGTACATGAAGAGGGCACTGGAGATACTTTCCGGCGGTACCGTATGCCTGTTGCCGTCAGAAGGGTCCAAAATGCGATGGACGAAATGTTTGAGGGCGCAGCTGCAAGGCAGCATCCTGACTATCTCTCCTCGAGCGCGGCACCTTCAGACCTGGAGGGACAGCCAGAACTCCCTACCGACAAACCAAAATCAGCGGGGGGAGAATCAACCGGGACATCCTTTGCAGAAGGCTCAACTGACCATGCGAACGGAATAGCAAAGGTTGCGACTGACGGCACTGTCAATGGGGGAAAGCGACCCACTCTCGCCCTTACGCCAGATCAATTCTCCATGATCAAGTCCCTCAACGCCGTCGGTTTCCGCAAATACCCAGTCTATATCCACAACCACAGACGGACTCACGCGGCGATCATAGTTCGGTCTGACAAGCCAGAATGGAAGGAAGGTCACATTGTAATCCAGCACTGGCTTGACCATCAATTCGAACTATGA
- a CDS encoding FAD-binding oxidoreductase (CAZy:AA7;~COG:C;~EggNog:ENOG410PMMX;~InterPro:IPR016166,IPR006094,IPR036318;~PFAM:PF01565;~SECRETED:SignalP(1-19);~go_function: GO:0016491 - oxidoreductase activity [Evidence IEA];~go_function: GO:0050660 - flavin adenine dinucleotide binding [Evidence IEA];~go_function: GO:0071949 - FAD binding [Evidence IEA];~go_process: GO:0055114 - oxidation-reduction process [Evidence IEA]) — translation MKFLTKIVLAGCAASQAVALPHKSRAEEIQTSLNKLGVDASKIPQLGANSTDNHCQSACEALNEIYGSDRLIAQSTSDYQTVTGSYWSAQQGEVKPSCIFVPKVDTDVSVAVLISQLTQCPFAAKSGGHAAFAGASSIQGGVTILLRDLNKITLNKDKSVASIGPGNKWGQVYKALEPDNLAVVGGRLSDIGVGGLVTGGGISYFSNLYGWALDNVESFEVVSAKTGDIITASESKNSDLYWALRGGGNNLGLVTKFNLYTIPSSLLWGGTRVYSEDQFSNVIGAFVDAAKQAKDDGNAQQYVLFANMQGTNIASAELTYTKDKSNPPIFNKYYSIPSISNSTSTRTLSKYCDDIAAQDPYGMREVFWTRSFKLDEKFANWLVMNWFSVLPRVSGIPGSMTALTIQVITDPILKKMSQAGGNALGLDDTEGPILLTHVLGMWNSTSDDDKIYRFINNFFATAVSEAEKRDLDHDFIYMNYASSFQDVIPSYGASNKAKLQSIASKYDPEGVYQKLQPGYFKLDHGPEPNPF, via the exons ATGAAGTTCCTGACAAAAATCGTTCTCGCCGGGTGCGCAGCATCCCAAGCTGTGGCCTTGCCTCATAAATCTCGGGCTGAAGAGATACAAACCTCTCTCAATAAATTGGGTGTGGACGCCTCCAAGATTCCCCAGTTGGGGGCCAACTCCACAGACAACCACTGCCAGAGTGCT TGCGAAGCATTGAATGAGATTTATGGTTCCGATAGGTTGATCGCTCAAAGCACTTCTGACTATCAGACCGTCACTGGGTCTTACTGGTCGGCCCAGCAAGGAGAGGTTAAGCCATCGTGCATCTTCGTCCCCAAGGTCGATACTGATGTCTCGGTCGCCGTCCTCATTTCTCAACTCACACAATGTCCGTTTGCTGCCAAGAGTGGTGGTCACGCTGCGTTTGCCGGGGCATCTAGCATCCAGGGAGGAGTCACGATACTGTTGCGCGACCTCAACAAGATCACTCTCAACAAGGACAAATCTGTTGCCTCCATTGGTCCTGGCAACAAGTGGGGCCAGGTTTACAAGGCGTTGGAACCCGATAACCTCGCCGTTGTGGGTGGTCGTTTGTCAGATATCGGCGTTGGAGGCCTGGTTACCGGTGGTGGCATATCTTATTTCTCCAACTTGTATGGCTGGGCTTTGGATAACGTGGAAAGCTTCGAGGTTGTAAGCGCAAAAACAGGCGACATTATCACAGCGAGTGAATCCAAAAACTCGGACCTCTATTGGGCTTTGCGCGGGGGTGGAAACAACCTCGGTCTCGTCACCAAGTTCAATCTATACACAATCCCCAGCTCGTTACTCTGGGGCGGCACCCGGGTCTACAGTGAAGATCAATTTTCCAATGTCATTGGTGCTTTCGTCGATGCGGCGAAACAGGCAAAGGATGACGGAAATGCTCAGCAATATGTCCTGTTTGCAAATATGCAAGGAACGAATATCGCCTCCGCGGAGTTGACTTACACCAAGGACAAGAGCAACCCCCCTATCTTCAACAAATATTATTCGATCCCTTCAATCTCGAATTCAACGAGCACGCGGACCCTGTCCAAATATTGTGATGACATAGCCGCTCAAGACCCCTACGGCATGCGTGAGGTTTTCTGGACCCGGTCCTTCAAGCTGGACGAGAAGTTCGCGAATTGGTTGGTCATGAACTGGTTCTCAGTTCTTCCTCGTGTTTCTGGCATACCCGGCAGCATGACAGCTCTAACCATCCAGGTCATCACCGATCCCATTCTAAAGAAGATGTCCCAAGCCGGCGGAAATGCCTTGGGACTGGACGACACAGAAGGCCCAATTCTTTTGACGCACGTCCTCGGCATGTGGAACAGTACTTCGGATGATGATAAGATCTACCGCTTTATCAATAATTTTTTCGCCACTGCTGTTTCCGAGGCGGAGAAGCGGGATCTCGACCATGACTTCATTTACATGAACTATGCGAGTAGTTTCCAGGACGTGATCCCCAGTTATGGCGCAAGCAACAAGGCCAAGCTGCAGTCAATTGCGTCAAAATACGACCCTGAGGGGGTCTACCAGAAACTTCAGCCCGGATATTTCAAGTTGGATCACGGGCCAGAGCCTAACCCATTCTGA
- the PMP3 gene encoding YqaE/Pmp3 family membrane protein (COG:S;~EggNog:ENOG410PRTI;~InterPro:IPR000612;~PFAM:PF01679;~TransMembrane:1 (o32-55i);~go_component: GO:0016021 - integral component of membrane [Evidence IEA]) yields the protein MPFTASDICKLIFAFILPPLGVFLETGCGADLLINICLTILGWIPGIIHAIYIIFKH from the exons TGACATTTGCAAGCTTatcttcgccttcatcctGCCCCCTCTTGGAGTGTTCCTTGAGACAGGGTGCGGTGCTgatctcctcatcaacatctgTTTGACCATCCTTGGTTGGATTCCTGGTATCATCCACGCAAT CTACATCATCTTCAAACACTAG